The following are encoded together in the Xiphophorus hellerii strain 12219 chromosome 3, Xiphophorus_hellerii-4.1, whole genome shotgun sequence genome:
- the LOC116717397 gene encoding uncharacterized protein LOC116717397 isoform X1, producing the protein MERKMKKTFICNESMIITIPIGSLKNIREGQLMPENFHCVFRDNFKVFVVRGKPKPLGAAQAIAGVFIFALGWILPSMGIYNFTLPSVLFLISGMVSFAAGKCPNMHVTKLSFSLNIFSFFWSLVAFGFCVNIFNSRHPFDPHVFNSPPQLDPHHWRIAYGIIGLVITLLVFECMMALFLIYWLSKAVCREHFNTLPIILLKQED; encoded by the exons ATGGAAAG GAAAATGAAGAAGACGTTTATTTGCAACGAGTCAATGATCATCACCATCCCAATCGGAAGCCTGAAGAACATTCGGGAGGGTCAGCTGATGCCGGAGAACTTCCACTGTGTGTTCAGGGACAACTTCAAGGTGTTTGTCGTTCGAGGGAAGCCAAAACCTCTGGGG GCAGCTCAAGCAATTGCTGGTGTGTTTATTTTCGCTCTTGGGTGGATTTTGCCATCAATGGGGATCTACAATTTCACTCTTCCAAgtgttttg ttcTTGATCTCTGGCATGGTGTCCTTTGCTGCAGGGAAATGTCCAAACATGCATGTG ACCAAGCTGTCATTCTCCCTGAACATCTTCAGCTTCTTCTGGTCACTGGTGGCTTTTGGTTTCTGCGTGAACATCTTTAATTCACGTCATCCATTTGACCCGCACGTGTTTAATTCACCTCCTCAACTTGACCCG CATCATTGGAGGATAGCTTATGGAATTATTGGCCTGGTTATAACTCTGCTGGTGTTTGAATGCATGATGGCGCTCTTCTTGATCTACTGGCTGAGTAAAGCTGTGTGCAGAGAACATTTCAACACCTTG CCCATCATACTGCTGAAGCAGGAGGACTGA
- the LOC116717397 gene encoding uncharacterized protein LOC116717397 isoform X2: MERKMKKTFICNESMIITIPIGSLKNIREGQLMPENFHCVFRDNFKVFVVRGKPKPLGAAQAIAGVFIFALGWILPSMGIYNFTLPSVLFLISGMVSFAAGKCPNMHVTKLSFSLNIFSFFWSLVAFGFCVNIFNSRHPFDPHHWRIAYGIIGLVITLLVFECMMALFLIYWLSKAVCREHFNTLPIILLKQED; encoded by the exons ATGGAAAG GAAAATGAAGAAGACGTTTATTTGCAACGAGTCAATGATCATCACCATCCCAATCGGAAGCCTGAAGAACATTCGGGAGGGTCAGCTGATGCCGGAGAACTTCCACTGTGTGTTCAGGGACAACTTCAAGGTGTTTGTCGTTCGAGGGAAGCCAAAACCTCTGGGG GCAGCTCAAGCAATTGCTGGTGTGTTTATTTTCGCTCTTGGGTGGATTTTGCCATCAATGGGGATCTACAATTTCACTCTTCCAAgtgttttg ttcTTGATCTCTGGCATGGTGTCCTTTGCTGCAGGGAAATGTCCAAACATGCATGTG ACCAAGCTGTCATTCTCCCTGAACATCTTCAGCTTCTTCTGGTCACTGGTGGCTTTTGGTTTCTGCGTGAACATCTTTAATTCACGTCATCCATTTGACCC GCATCATTGGAGGATAGCTTATGGAATTATTGGCCTGGTTATAACTCTGCTGGTGTTTGAATGCATGATGGCGCTCTTCTTGATCTACTGGCTGAGTAAAGCTGTGTGCAGAGAACATTTCAACACCTTG CCCATCATACTGCTGAAGCAGGAGGACTGA
- the LOC116717396 gene encoding uncharacterized protein LOC116717396 isoform X1, producing the protein MSVMFSLKTKASTCGRCFAPAPPQKMKKSFICNESMIITIPIGSLKNIREGQLMPENFHCVFRDNFKVFVVRGKPKPLGAAQAIGGVFIFTLGCISSNIVIIIFSAPSLVFLISGLVSFAAGKCPNMHVTKLSFSLNILSFFWSLAAFGSNICMMIYFLWTNEFYMTITGLIIILLVFECMTALFLIYWQSKAVCREHFNTLPIIILKQED; encoded by the exons ATGTCTGTCATGTTCTCTTTGAAGACGAAGGCCTCCACATGTGGGCGGTGCTTtgcccctgcaccaccaca GAAAATGAAGAAGTCGTTTATTTGCAACGAGTCAATGATCATCACCATCCCAATCGGAAGCCTGAAGAACATTCGGGAGGGTCAGCTGATGCCAGAGAACTTCCACTGTGTGTTCAGGGACAACTTCAAGGTGTTTGTCGTTCGAGGGAAGCCAAAACCTCTGGGG gCAGCCCAAGCAATTGGTggtgtgtttattttcactcttgGATGCATCTCCTCAAACATTGTAATCATCATCTTCAGTGCTCCAAGTCTTGtg ttcTTGATCTCTGGGTTGGTGTCCTTTGCTGCAGGGAAATGTCCAAACATGCATGTG ACTAAGCTGTCATTCTCCCTGAACATCCTCAGCTTCTTCTGGTCACTGGCGGCTTTTGGTTCGAACATTTGCatgatgatttattttctttggacAAATGAA TTCTATATGACAATTACCGGTCTGATCATAATTCTGTTAGTCTTTGAATGCATGACGGCGCTCTTCTTGATCTACTGGCAGAGTAAAGCTGTGTGCAGAGAACATTTCAACACCTTG cccATCATAATTTTGAAGCAGGAGGACTGA
- the LOC116717396 gene encoding uncharacterized protein LOC116717396 isoform X2 — translation MKKSFICNESMIITIPIGSLKNIREGQLMPENFHCVFRDNFKVFVVRGKPKPLGAAQAIGGVFIFTLGCISSNIVIIIFSAPSLVFLISGLVSFAAGKCPNMHVTKLSFSLNILSFFWSLAAFGSNICMMIYFLWTNEFYMTITGLIIILLVFECMTALFLIYWQSKAVCREHFNTLPIIILKQED, via the exons ATGAAGAAGTCGTTTATTTGCAACGAGTCAATGATCATCACCATCCCAATCGGAAGCCTGAAGAACATTCGGGAGGGTCAGCTGATGCCAGAGAACTTCCACTGTGTGTTCAGGGACAACTTCAAGGTGTTTGTCGTTCGAGGGAAGCCAAAACCTCTGGGG gCAGCCCAAGCAATTGGTggtgtgtttattttcactcttgGATGCATCTCCTCAAACATTGTAATCATCATCTTCAGTGCTCCAAGTCTTGtg ttcTTGATCTCTGGGTTGGTGTCCTTTGCTGCAGGGAAATGTCCAAACATGCATGTG ACTAAGCTGTCATTCTCCCTGAACATCCTCAGCTTCTTCTGGTCACTGGCGGCTTTTGGTTCGAACATTTGCatgatgatttattttctttggacAAATGAA TTCTATATGACAATTACCGGTCTGATCATAATTCTGTTAGTCTTTGAATGCATGACGGCGCTCTTCTTGATCTACTGGCAGAGTAAAGCTGTGTGCAGAGAACATTTCAACACCTTG cccATCATAATTTTGAAGCAGGAGGACTGA